In a genomic window of Brassica rapa cultivar Chiifu-401-42 chromosome A10, CAAS_Brap_v3.01, whole genome shotgun sequence:
- the LOC103846845 gene encoding elicitor peptide 5, translating to MQKESDNKRHGCKLITQTAMAFLDCLNLRHSSSSSDMVKAKARNEAEVASSVETSARSLNVSSKLTRKPPVSSGKRGGVNSYDM from the exons ATGCAGAAAGAGAGCGATAACAAAAGACATGGGTGCAAGCTCATCACTCAAACTGCAATGGCTTTCCTAGACTGTCTGAATCTCAGacactcatcttcttcttcagacaTGGTGAAAGCCAAAGCAAGAAAT GAGGCAGAAGTAGCTTCATCTGTCGAAACTTCCGCTAGGAGTCTAAACGTGTCGAGTAAATTGACAAGGAAACCGCCGGTGAGCTCAGGGAAAAGAGGTGGAGTTAACAGCTACGACATGTAG
- the LOC103846849 gene encoding cytochrome P450 78A7 encodes MELMNMASKETSYWMIALPAVFGTQNMYDVSIFGYLILAVVSLSLLTWAFAGGGGVAWKNGRNRIGRVAIPGPRGIPVFGSLFTLSRGLAHRSLAAMAWSRANTQIMAFSLGTTPVIVASEPNTAREILMSPHFADRPVKQSAKSLMFSRAIGFAPNGAYWRTLRRIASTHLFAPKRILAHEAGRQLDCAEMVKAVSDEQNGAGSVVLRKHLQLAALNNIMGSVFGRRYDPLAQKEALDELTSMVREGFELLGAFNWSDHLSWLSYFYDPVRLKQRCSELVPRIKTLVKKIIEEHRASNSENKGDVGDFVDVLLSLDGDEKLQEDDMIAVLWEMIFRGTDTTALLTEWTMAELVLNPNVQAKLRDEIKTVVGDRAEVSDADLAKLPYLNAVLKETLRLHPPGPLLSWARLSTSDVQLSNGMVIPKGTTAMVNMWAITHDPTVWSDPLQFNPDRFIGNADVDIRGGDLRLAPFGAGRRVCPGKNMGLATVTRWVAELVRRFEWSQDQTEPVNLSEVLKLSCEMEHPLRAVVTEIY; translated from the exons atggagctGATGAATATGGCGTCAAAAGAAACAAGTTACTGGATGATCGCACTACCTGCCGTTTTTGGAACCCAAAACATGTACGATGTTTCCATCTTCGGCTATCTAATCCTCGCCgtcgtttctctctctctactgaCGTGGGCTTTCGCCGGAGGCGGTGGTGTTGCATGGAAGAACGGCCGTAACCGTATTGGTCGTGTCGCGATTCCTGGTCCTCGAGGCATACCAGTATTTGGAAGTCTTTTCACTCTAAGCCGCGGCTTAGCTCATCGGTCGTTAGCCGCCATGGCTTGGAGCCGAGCCAATACTCAGATTATGGCTTTCAGCCTGGGCACCACGCCTGTTATCGTGGCTTCTGAGCCGAACACGGCTCGTGAGATTCTGATGTCGCCTCACTTTGCGGACCGGCCGGTTAAGCAGTCGGCTAAGAGCCTCATGTTCAGCCGAGCCATAGGTTTCGCGCCCAACGGGGCTTATTGGCGCACGTTAAGAAGGATTGCCTCGACTCATCTATTCGCCCCAAAGCGTATTTTAGCACATGAAGCTGGACGTCAGCTAGACTGCGCCGAAATGGTGAAAGCTGTGTCGGATGAGCAAAACGGCGCTGGATCCGTCGTTTTGAGGAAACACTTGCAGCTAGCGGCCTTGAACAACATCATGGGGAGCGTGTTTGGGAGAAGATACGACCCTCTGGCTCAGAAAGAGGCTCTTGATGAGCTTACTTCAATGGTTAGAGAAGGGTTCGAACTCTTGGGTGCTTTTAATTGGTCCGATCATCTTTCATGGTTGAGTTATTTCTATGATCCGGTTCGTTTAAAGCAACGTTGCTCAGAACTTGTTCCTCGAATCAAAACCCTCGTTAAGAAAATTATTGAGGAACATCGAGCAAGTAACTCGGAAAATAAAGGAGATGTTGGAGATTTCGTTGATGTCTTGTTATCTTTAGACGGTGACGAGAAGCTTCAAGAAGATGACATGATCGCCGTCTTATGG GAGATGATTTTTAGAGGGACAGATACAACGGCGCTATTAACGGAGTGGACCATGGCTGAGCTAGTACTGAACCCTAACGTGCAAGCTAAGCTAAGGGACGAGATAAAAACGGTCGTGGGCGACCGAGCAGAGGTGTCAGATGCTGACCTGGCAAAACTCCCCTACTTGAACGCAGTGTTGAAGGAAACTCTAAGGCTGCATCCTCCTGGACCACTGCTATCGTGGGCTCGTCTTTCCACGTCAGATGTCCAGCTCAGCAACGGTATGGTGATTCCAAAGGGTACTACAGCGATGGTCAACATGTGGGCCATCACTCACGACCCGACGGTATGGTCCGACCCGTTACAATTTAACCCGGACAGGTTCATTGGGAATGCTGACGTGGACATACGTGGTGGGGATCTAAGGCTTGCTCCGTTTGGAGCTGGGAGGAGGGTGTGTCCGGGGAAGAACATGGGTTTAGCTACTGTGACTCGTTGGGTCGCTGAGCTAGTGCGACGGTTCGAGTGGAGTCAAGATCAGACAGAACCGGTTAATCTTAGTGAAGTCTTGAAGCTTTCTTGTGAGATGGAGCATCCGTTACGTGCCGTTGTAAcggaaatatattaa
- the LOC103846852 gene encoding ABC transporter F family member 2 gives MDLTMNLHSLNLRSTLFTSPLSCPTPSTLKLSSVSKPRRRVIFNIRATNELESLFLTEDHDRKPIVKHSNDGASAISSGVRLENISKRYEGVTVLKDVSWEVKKGEKVGLIGVNGAGKTTQLKIITGQEEPDSGNVIRAKPNMKVSFLSQEFEVSMGKTVKEEFMSAFNEEMEISRKLEKLQKGIEGAVDDLDLMGRLLDEFDSLQRRAQEVGLDSIDAKVSKIMPELGFCEEDADRLVASFSSGWQMRMSLGKILLQDPDLLLLDEPTNHLDLETIEWLEGYLSKQDVPMVIISHDRAFLDQLCTKIVETEMGVSRTFVGNYSQYVISKAEWVEAQYAAWEKQQKEIEATKDLIGRLSAGANSGRASSAEKKLEKLQEGEQIEKPFQRKQMKIRFPECGLSGRSVVTVKNLEFGFEDKMLFNKANLVIERGEKIAIIGPNGCGKSTLLKLIMGFEKPLRGEVILGEHNVLPNYFEQNQAEALDLDKTVIETVVEAAVDWRIDDIKGLLGRCNFKADMFDRKVSLLSGGEKARLAFCKFMVKPSTLLVLDEPTNHLDIPSKEMLEEAINEYKGTVITVSHDRYFIKQIVNRVIEVRDGGLKDYAGDYNYYLEKNMEARAKELEREAELEDKAPKVKAKSKMSKAEREARKKQKMRAFQASKKKSKSSKNAKRWN, from the exons ATGGATTTAACGATGAACCTTCATAGCTTAAACCTTCGTTCTACGTTATTCACTAGTCCTCTTTCTTGCCCTACACCATCCACCCTCAAACTCTCCTCTGTTTCTAAACCTAGACGACGAGTAATTTTCAATATCAGAGCGACGAATGAGCTCGAGTCGCTCTTCTTGACAGAAGATCACGATCGTAAACCGATCGTTAAGCATTCAAACGACGGTGCGTCTGCGATATCTTCCGGAGTGAGACTTGAAAACATAAGCAAGAGGTACGAAGGCGTTACGGTGCTCAAGGACGTGAGCTGGGAAGTGAAGAAAGGCGAAAAGGTAGGGTTGATCGGCGTCAACGGCGCGGGCAAGACGACGCAGCTCAAGATAATCACCGGCCAAGAGGAACCCGATTCGGGGAACGTCATTAGAGCCAAACCCAATATGAAAGTCTCTTTCTTGAGTCAGGAGTTCGAGGTTTCGATGGGGAAGACAGTGAAGGAAGAGTTCATGAGTGCGTTTAACGAAGAGATGGAGATTTCGAGGAAGCTTGAGAAGTTGCAGAAGGGGATAGAGGGAGCTGTTGATGATTTAGACTTAATGGGAAGGTTACTAGACGAGTTTGATTCCTTGCAGAGAAGAGCTCAAGAGGTTGGTTTGGATTCTATCGATGCGAAAGTCAGTAAGATAATGCCGGAGCTGGGGTTTTGTGAAGAGGATGCAGATAGGCTTGTGGCTTCTTTTAGCAGTGGGTGGCAAATGAGAATGTCTCTTGGGAAGATCTTGCTTCAG GACCCAGATTTGCTGCTTTTGGATGAACCAACGAATCATTTGGATCTTGAAACCATTGAGTGGCTTGAAGGCTACTTGAGTAAGCAAGATGTGCCCATGGTTATAATATCTCATGACAGAGCCTTTCTTGATCAGTTATGTACCAAGATTGTGGAAACCGAGATGGGTGTGTCCAGGACTTTTGTGGGCAACTACTCTCAGTATGTGATTTCAAAGGCAGAGTGGGTCGAAGCTCAGTATGCCGCTTGGGAGAAGCAACAGAAAGAGATTGAAGCAACAAAGGATTTGATCGGTAGACTAAGTGCTGGAGCAAACTCTGGTCGAGCTTCTTCTGCAGAGAAG AAACTAGAGAAGCTCCAAGAAGGAGAGCAGATAGAGAAGCCGTTTCAGAGGAAGCAAATGAAGATTAGGTTTCCTGAATGTGGATTAAGTGGGAGATCTGTAGTTACTGTCAAGAATCTTGAATTTGGTTTTGAGGATAAG ATGCTATTCAACAAGGCAAATCTAGTGATAGAAAGAGGAGAGAAGATAGCTATTATTGGTCCAAACGGGTGCGGTAAAAGCACTTTGTTGAAACTGATTATGGGTTTCGAGAAGCCTTTGAGAGGTGAAGTGATTCTAGGGGAGCACAATGTATTGCCAAACTACTTCGAGCAGAATCAG GCAGAGGCTCTAGATTTGGATAAAACTGTGATTGAGACGGTTGTTGAAGCTGCTGTAGATTGGAGAATTGATGATATAAAAGGTCTTCTTGGTCGCTGCAACTTCAAAGCTGACATGTTTGATAGAAAGGTCTCTCTCTTGAGTGGTGGTGAGAAG GCACGCCTTGCTTTCTGCAAGTTCATGGTGAAGCCATCCACTCTACTCGTGTTGGATGAACCCACCAATCACTTAGACATACCTTCAAAAGAAATGCTCGAG GAGGCGATAAATGAGTACAAAGGCACAGTCATCACAGTCTCTCATGATCGATACTTTATTAAACAAATCGTCAACAGAGTTATTGAAGTCAGAGATGGTGGTTTGAAGGACTATGCAGGAGACTACAAT TATTACTTGGAGAAGAATATGGAAGCAAGAGCCAAGGAGCTGGAGAGAGAAGCAGAACTGGAGGATAAAGCTCCAAAAGTGAAGGCAAAGTCAAAGATGTCAAAGGCTGAGAGAGAAGCACGGAAGAAGCAAAAGATGAGAGCGTTTCAAGCTTCCAAAAAGAAGTCAAAGTCCAGCAAAAATGCCAAGAGATGGAATTAA
- the LOC103846854 gene encoding 26S proteasome non-ATPase regulatory subunit 12 homolog A encodes MGDSGNLEASIDRLLNEEKQMRLAENVAGTRKAATEILQLCFEAKDWKLLNEQILNLSKKRGQLKQAVQSMVQQAMQYIDQTPDIETRIELIKTLNNVSAGKIYVEIERARLTRKLAKIKEDQGQIAEAADLMQEVAVETFGAMAKTEKIAFILEQVRLCLDRQDYVRAQILSRKINPRVFDADTKKDKKKPKEGENIVEEAPADIPTLLELKRIYYELMIRYYSHNNEYLEICRSYKSIYDIPSVKETPEQWIPILRKICWFLVLAPHDPMQSSLLNATLEDKNLTEIPDFKMLLKQVVTMEVIQWTALWNKYKGEFENEKSMVGGSLGDKAGEDLKLRIIEHNILVVSKYYSRITLKRLAELLCLSIEEAEKYLSEMVVSKALIAKIDRPSGIVCFQIAKDSNEILNSWAVNLEKLLDLVEKSCHQIHKETMVHKAVLRS; translated from the exons ATG GGAGACAGCGGGAACCTCGAGGCGTCGATAGATCGGCTTCTGAATGAAGAGAAGCAGATGAGGCTCGCGGAGAACGTCGCCGGGACGAGGAAAGCCGCGACTGAGATTCTCCAGCTCTGTTTCGAAGCTAAGGACTGGAAGCTTCTCAACGAGCAGATTCTCAACCTCTCCAAGAAACGTGGCCAGCTTAAACAG GCTGTGCAATCGATGGTGCAGCAAGCTATGCAGTATATCGATCAGACTCCAGATATTGAAACTCGGATTGAGCTTATTAAGACGTTGAACAATGTGTCTGCTGGAAAG ATATATGTTGAAATTGAGAGGGCTCGGCTGACAAGGAAGCTTGCTAAGATTAAGGAAGACCAGGGTCAGATCGCTGAGGCTGCAGATCTTATGCAAGAAGTTGCT GTGGAGACATTTGGCGCTATGGCCAAAACTGAGAAAATTGCATTTATCCTTGAACAA GTCCGTTTGTGCTTGGATCGTCAAGATTATGTACGTGCACAAATCTTATCTAGGAAGATCAATCCTAGAGTTTTTGATGCAGATACaaaaaaagataagaagaaACCCAAGGAAGGTGAGAACATTGTAGAGGAGGCTCCTGCTGATATACCGACTTTGTTGGAGCTCAAGAGAATTTACTATGAGCTAATGATTAG GTACTATTCTCATAACAATGAGTACCTTGAAATCTGCCGTAGCTACAAGTCAATATATGACATCCCTTCTGTTAAAGAAACCCCAGAGCAGTGGATTCCA ATCCTGAGGAAGATCTGCTGGTTCTTGGTCTTGGCACCGCATGATCCAATGCAATCAAGCTTGCTCAATGCAACTTTGGAAGATAAGAACTTAACCGAAATTCCTGATTTCAA GATGCTTCTAAAACAGGTAGTGACAATGGAGGTTATTCAATGGACAGCTCTTTGGAACAAATACAAGGGTGAGTTTGAGAACGAGAAAAGCATGGTTGGAGGCTCTCTGGGTGACAAAGCTGGTGAAGATCTGAAATTGAGAATCATTGAACAT AATATTCTCGTTGTCTCTAAGTACTACTCAAGGATAACCTTGAAGAGACTTGCAGAGCTTTTATGCCTAAGCATTGAG GAGGCGGAGAAGTATCTCTCAGAGATGGTTGTGTCGAAGGCACTGATTGCAAAAATAGACAGACCATCAGGAATCGTGTGCTTCCAGATCGCAAAGGACAGCAACGAGATTCTCAACTCGTGGGCGGTGAATTTGGAGAAGCTCTTGGATCTTGTTGAAAAGAGTTGCCACCAAATCCACAAGGAAACCATGGTTCACAAAGCCGTACTGAGATCTTGA
- the LOC103846850 gene encoding uncharacterized protein LOC103846850 isoform X1: MEDDRKEKNSPWLSVPQFGDWDQKGGGTIPDYSMDFTKIREMRKQNKRDPSRASLGNEDELVKPPESATTATAKLTTVHSENQHHFSPAHHHQPHSPSTRRSIFSCFNCCVKA; encoded by the exons ATGGAGGATGATCGAAAAGAG AAGAACTCTCCATGGCTATCAGTGCCACAGTTTGGTGATTGGGACCAGAAAGGAGGAGGAACTATTCCTGATTACTCCATGGATTTCACCAAGATTAGAGAGATGAGGAAACAGAACAAGAGAGACCCTTCTCGAGCCAGTCTTGGCAACGAGGATGAACTCGTCAAGCCACCCGAGTCAGCTACTACAGCAACCGCTAAGCTCACCACGGTCCATAGTGAAAACCAGCATCACTTCTCTCCAGCCCACCATCACCAACCACATTCCCCTTCC ACGAGGAGAAGCATCTTCAGCTGCTTCAACTGCTGCGTCAAAGCTTGA
- the LOC103846850 gene encoding uncharacterized protein LOC103846850 isoform X2: protein MHRFKNSPWLSVPQFGDWDQKGGGTIPDYSMDFTKIREMRKQNKRDPSRASLGNEDELVKPPESATTATAKLTTVHSENQHHFSPAHHHQPHSPSTRRSIFSCFNCCVKA, encoded by the exons ATGCATCGCTTT AAGAACTCTCCATGGCTATCAGTGCCACAGTTTGGTGATTGGGACCAGAAAGGAGGAGGAACTATTCCTGATTACTCCATGGATTTCACCAAGATTAGAGAGATGAGGAAACAGAACAAGAGAGACCCTTCTCGAGCCAGTCTTGGCAACGAGGATGAACTCGTCAAGCCACCCGAGTCAGCTACTACAGCAACCGCTAAGCTCACCACGGTCCATAGTGAAAACCAGCATCACTTCTCTCCAGCCCACCATCACCAACCACATTCCCCTTCC ACGAGGAGAAGCATCTTCAGCTGCTTCAACTGCTGCGTCAAAGCTTGA
- the LOC117129333 gene encoding uncharacterized protein LOC117129333, whose protein sequence is MRMKVLLRVHEVWDTIEPGSDDQKKNDVAIALLFQSVPETLILQVGEQTASKEIWNAIKSQHLGADRVREARLQTLMTEFDRLKMDDSDTVDDFAGKISGLSSKATSGRGRNGRGRGRGRSHNQNRASHTEDNNSEKNRSKLICWRCDKPGHYATVSPEKSEKDQETNLNETEEADALYVHEVVFLNEDKVIPKNLDINKGDASVWYLDNGASNHMTGNKEFFSSLNLNTKGKQTHV, encoded by the exons atgaggatgaaggttctaCTACGTGTTCATGAAGTGTGGGACACAATCGAACCTGGTTCAGACGATCAAAAGAAGAACGATGTTGCgatagctcttttgtttcaatctgtTCCCGAAACATTGATTCTCCAGGTGGGAGAACAAACCGCATCAAAAGAGATCTGGAACGCCATCAAGTCGCAACACCTAGGAGCTGATCGTGTAAGGGAGGCGAGACTTCAGACGTTGATGACAGAGTTTGACAggttgaagatggatgattCAGATACGGTCGATGACTTCGCGGGGAAGATATCGGGCCTATCATCCAAAGCAACCTC aggaagaggacggAACGGTAGAGGCAGAGGTCGAGGAAGGTCACACAACCAAAACCGTGCGTCACACACCGAAGATAACAACTCGGAAAAGAATCGCTCAAAGCTGATATGTTGGAGATGTGACAAGCCTGGTCACTACGCAACTGTCTCTCCCGAGAAGTCAGAGAAGGATCAAGAAACCAACCTAAACGAGACAGAAGAGGCCGATGCACTCTATGTACACGAGGTGGTGTTTTTGAACGAAGATAAGGTGATTCCGAAGAATCTTGATATCAACAAAGGCGATGCAAGTGTCTGGTATTTGGATAATGGAGCGAGCAATCACATGACAGGGAATAAGGAGTTCTTTTCGAGTTTGAATCTCAACACCAAAGGGAAGCAGACGCATGTCTAG
- the LOC103846848 gene encoding elicitor peptide 1: MEKERRSEEETSHHRPCQFLNEAINSFMECLGLHISPPPYYSASSETPNGIVTTRGMIVRLKQRGRETPSSGRPGRHN; this comes from the exons ATGGAGAAAGAGAGACGAAGCGAAGAAGAAACCTCTCATCATCGTCCTTGTCAATTCCTTAACGAAGCTATCAACAGCTTCATGGAGTGTCTTGGTCTTCATATCTCTCCTCCTCCATATTATTCAGCATCTTCG GAGACTCCAAACGGCATCGTGACAACAAGGGGAATGATAGTCAGGCTAAAGCAAAGGGGGAGAGAGACACCTAGCTCTGGTAGGCCTGGCCGCCACAACTAA
- the LOC103847558 gene encoding probable RNA-dependent RNA polymerase 5: MVVTSRSSSSSRRFCSSSSSSLEPSSSSPLFTKRSKVKIDTAIEYVRDGGNGGVFIGERGSIDNQGPVSDPGSESGELELGSSYPQDMDAEKPMSVMEISLEADTNPETDVLPTPTIPVNLSLTRHSWVKITAEEIQGWKDLSIVAFEVAVWEHLGKDYCSPTDRRLSLDWDTGKTHHYYQCHVASDGSYTFKCFDRDFFLSLEPVGTYLQKVLGDDNVLTVVFEDLQKNSSTCSIDPYSAYKRIAKNGIKIGLRRYQLFVFKDGGKEKNKKDFSTTGVKCYFIRTDSTSANDPRSSYIFLGSQFMKLACILCTCTHCHLQTTTWFSLILSKTKKLEVDMTGITFEIIDDIHCHVLC; this comes from the exons ATGGTTGTGACCAGTCGTAGCTCTTCATCTTCCAGACGtttctgttcttcttcttcttcatctcttgaACCGTCTTCATCATCTCCACTCTTTACCAAGCGATCTAAGGTCAAGATCGATACCGCTATTGAATATGTAC GCGACGGTGGAAACGGCGGGGTCTTCATCGGCGAGCGAGGTTCCATTGATAATCAAGGACCGGTTTCGGATCCTGGATCGGAATCTGGAGAGCTGGAGCTTGGATCCTCTTATCCGCAAGATATGGATGCCGAGAAGCCGATGTCTGTGATGGAGATCTCTCTTGAAGCCGACACCAACCCTGAAACTGATGTCTTGCCGACACCTACAATACCAG TGAACTTGAGTTTAACAAGGCATTCCTGG GTTAAAATAACTGCCGAAGAGATCCAAGGATGGAAGGATTTGTCTATAGTTGCATTTGAAGTTGCGGTTTGGGAACACTTGGGAAAGGATTATTGTTCCCCAACTGACCGTAGATTG TCACTCGATTGGGACACTGGCAAGACTCATCATTACTACCAGTGTCATGTAGCTTCAGATGGAAGTTACACGTTCAAG TGTTTTGACAGGGACTTCTTCTTGTCTCTTGAACCCGTTGGAACATACTTGCAAAAGGTCTTGGGTGATGATAATGTTTTGACGGTCGTATTTGAGGATCTCCAGAAAAATTCGTCAACTTGTAGTATAGACCCTTACTCTGCATACAAAAGGATTGCCAAGAATGGTATCAAGATTGGGTTACGCCGTTATCAATTGTTTG TTTTCAAAGATggtggaaaagaaaaaaataagaaagactTTTCTACAACAGGAGTTAAATGCTACTTTATACGCACAGACTCCACATCTGCGAATGATCCAAGAAGTTCTTACATTTTTTTGGGAAGTCAATTTATGAAGCTCGCATGCATTTTATGCACGTGCACACATTGCCATCTTCAGACAACTACATG GTTTTCTTTGATTCTGTCAAAGACTAAGAAGCTTGAAGTTGACATGACTGGGATAACCTTCGAGATTATTGATGATATTCACTGCCATGTACTTTGTTAA
- the LOC103846853 gene encoding DNA-directed RNA polymerase II subunit 4, whose amino-acid sequence MSGVGEEEENAAELKIGDEFLKAKCLMNCEVSLILEHKYEQLQLVSEDPMNQVSQVFEKSLQYVKRFSRYKNPDAVRQVREILSRHQLTEFELCVLGNLCPETAEEAVAMVPSLKTKGRAHSDEAIEKMLNDLSLVKRFE is encoded by the exons ATGTCCGGagtcggagaagaagaagagaacgcCGCCGAGCTTAAGATCGGAGACG AGTTTTTGAAGGCGAAGTGTTTAATGAACTGTGAAGTCTCTTTGATCCTTGAGCACAAGTATGAACAGCTTCAGCTGGTCTCCGAGGATCCCATGAACCAAGTCTCGCA AGTGTTTGAGAAGTCGTTGCAGTATGTGAAACGTTTTAGCCGCTACAAGAATCCAGATGCTGTTAGACAAGTTCGAGA AATACTGAGTAGACATCAACTCACTGAGTTTGAG CTCTGTGTCCTTGGCAATCTCTGTCCTGAAACCGCTGAAGAAGCAGTGGCTATGGTTCCTTCTCTCAAg aCGAAAGGAAGAGCTCATAGTGATGAAGCAATTGAGAAGATGCTCAATGATCTCTCCCTTGTCAAGAGATTTGAGTAG